The proteins below come from a single Oncorhynchus keta strain PuntledgeMale-10-30-2019 chromosome 1, Oket_V2, whole genome shotgun sequence genomic window:
- the LOC118384426 gene encoding ribosome biogenesis protein NOP53-like, with protein MAAVKRLKRVAALQPGFISFKSSAESDDLNSGRRKRVNKNKKKNWNKHSDIQDVEEFLDDVRLQERATGGLISEKPDDSLFFVDIGEQKKSVLPEVQERKKGKKSKSRPLRIDLILQHDSLVPPPKDVLAYQQPNAKKLRRIAENAEKLAAMGVLPRRQKRLLNRRPATKTSKAKTAANNFPDRPYYDLWGGEAKETADPYYLEQTGKRRVKRPEKLNAKPSILPAVEVIAPGGSYNPDFFSHQALLLEAHEVEVKRERAELRIERQLAVKQEDTATEETVFQELVEGLVEEEEEEEEEEDDVSIRGGLQQEKKTEKERKRERADKIKSQQKQAARVFTDKKQQLFQLRSIQATLKRREQRTRERVAQRKANQEAEKSMPRRLGRLKFQAQDLEIQLSDEIPGSLRTLKPEGSVLKDRFKSMQKRNMIEPRERAKFKRRHKVKYVEKRAFREIT; from the exons ATGGCGGCGGTTAAGAGACTCAAACGCGTGGCAGCGTTGCAGCCAGGATTCATATCTTTTAAATCTTCGGCCGAATCAGATGACTTGAACAGTGGCCGGAGGAAGCGtgtgaataagaataagaaaaaGAATTGGAACAAACACAGTGATATTCAAGATGTTGAAGAGTTTTTGGATGACGTGAGACTTCAGGAAAGAGCTACAGG AGGACTGATATCTGAGAAGCCAGATGATAGCCTGTTCTTTGTGGACATCGGAGAGCAGAAAAAAAGTGTCCTGCCAG AAGTccaagagagaaagaaggggaagaAGTCAAAGTCGCGGCCCCTGAGGATAGACCTGATCCTGCAGCATGACTCCCTTGTCCCTCCACCTAAAGA tgtTTTGGCCTACCAGCAACCAAACGCAAAGAAACTCCGCCGCATTGCAGAGAATGCTGAGAAATTGGCGGCCATGGGTGTGTTGCCACGGAGACAGAAACGGCTCTTGAACCGCAGACCGGCAACTAAAACGTCAAAGGCAAAGACGGCAGCCAACAACTTCCCAGACAGACCCTATTATGACTtgtggggaggagagg CCAAAGAGACCGCAGATCCTTACTACCTTGAGCAAACGGGGAAACGGCGTGTGAAG CGACCAGAGAAGCTCAACGCAAAGCCCTCTATTCTCCCGGCAGTGGAGGTCATAGCCCCTGGAGGCTCCTACAACCCAGACTTCTTCTCCCATCAG GCCTTGTTACTAGAGGCCCATGAGGTggaggtgaagagggagagagcggagCTGAGAATAGAGAGGCAGCTTGCTGTCAAACAAGAGGATACTGCCACTGAG GAGACAGTCTTCCAGGAACTAGTGGAAGggttagtggaggaggaggaggaggaagaggaggaggaggatgatgtttCTATTCGTGGTGGCTTGCAGcaggagaaaaagacagagaaagaaaggaagagagagcgagCCGACAAGATAAAG TCACAACAGAAGCAGGCGGCAAGGGTGTTCACTGACAAGAAGCAGCAGCTCTTCCAGCTGCGCTCCATCCAGGCGACCCTGAAGAGGCGGGAGCAGCGGACCAGAGAGAGGGTGGCCCAGCGGAAGGCCAACCAGGAGGCAGAGAAGTCCATGCCCCGACGTCTCGGCAGACTCAA GTTCCAGGCTCAGGATCTAGAGATCCAGCTGAGTGATGAGATTCCTGGATCCCTGCGGACACTCAAG CCAGAGGGCAGTGTCCTCAAGGACCGCTTCAAGAGTATGCAAAAGAGGAACATGATTGAGCCCAGAGAACGAGCCAA GTTCAAGAGGAGACACAAGGTGAAGTATGTTGAGAAGAGGGCCTTCAGGGAGATCACCTAG
- the LOC118384444 gene encoding histone H3.3A, protein MARTKQTARKSTGGKAPRKQLATKAARKSAPSTGGVKKPHRYRPGTVALREIRRYQKSTELLIRKLPFQRLVREIAQDFKTDLRFQSAAIGALQEASEAYLVGLFEDTNLCAIHAKRVTIMPKDIQLARRIRGERA, encoded by the exons ATGGCCCGTACCAAGCAGACAGCCCGTAAATCTACTGGAGGCAAAGCCCCACGTAAGCAGCTGGCCACCAAAGCTGCCCGCAAGAGTGCCCCTTCTACTGGTGGGGTCAAGAAGCCCCATCGCTACAG GCCTGGTACTGTGGCCCTGCGTGAGATCCGTAGGTACCAGAAGTCCACTGAGCTGCTGATCCGCAAGCTGCCCTTCCAGCGCCTGGTGAGAGAAATCGCTCAGGACTTCAAGACTGACCTGCGTTTCCAGAGTGCAGCCATTGGAGCCCTGCAG GAGGCCAGCGAGGCTTACCTGGTTGGTCTGTTTGAGGACACCAACCTGTGCGCCATCCACGCCAAGCGTGTCACCATCATGCCCAAAGACATCCAGCTGGCCCGTCGTATCCGTGGGGAGCGTGCTTAG